A window of Clostridium sp. 'White wine YQ' contains these coding sequences:
- the scfB gene encoding thioether cross-link-forming SCIFF peptide maturase, protein MSLIHKFTQDGEYYLIDVNSGSLHIIDKLIYDLLIDVDKLAPVEEVIAKFQGTYSEEEIREAYEDLEELVKEELLYTKDYYEDIALKDDQDDYIKALCLNVVHDCNLKCKYCFAEEGEYKGHRKPMSPEIGKKAIDFVIKKSGPRKNIEVDLFGGEPLMVFDTIKEIVDYAREQEKIFNKNIRFTMTTNATLLNDEIMEYLDKNMGNIILSIDGREEVNDAVRIRKDGSGSYSRILPKIKEMVDRRDKSKQYYVRGTFTRNNTDFFNDVMSLVNEGFREISVEPVVLPDDNLLSLRREDLSKIFEQYDLLYKEMLRRHNEGDSFKFYHFNIDLNGGPCVYKRISGCGAGFEYVAITPDGEVYPCHQFVGNKDFLLGNIEDGDLDTKLASEFKKANIYRKPVCKNCWARFYCSGGCQANNFNFNGDIHVPYEIGCEMQKKRIECAIALKAMTSKV, encoded by the coding sequence TTGAGTTTGATTCATAAATTTACTCAAGATGGCGAATATTATTTAATAGATGTTAATTCAGGTAGTCTTCATATTATAGACAAGCTGATTTACGATTTGTTAATTGATGTAGATAAATTAGCCCCAGTAGAAGAGGTTATAGCAAAGTTCCAGGGGACATATTCAGAAGAAGAAATAAGAGAGGCATATGAGGACTTGGAAGAATTAGTTAAAGAAGAGCTTCTTTATACTAAGGATTACTATGAAGATATTGCTTTAAAAGATGATCAAGATGACTATATAAAAGCTCTATGTTTAAATGTAGTTCATGATTGTAACTTAAAATGTAAATATTGCTTTGCTGAAGAAGGTGAATATAAAGGGCATAGAAAACCTATGAGTCCTGAAATTGGTAAGAAGGCAATTGACTTTGTTATTAAGAAATCTGGACCAAGAAAAAATATAGAAGTAGATTTATTTGGCGGAGAGCCGCTGATGGTATTTGATACAATAAAAGAAATTGTAGATTATGCTAGAGAACAAGAAAAAATATTTAATAAAAATATCAGATTCACTATGACTACAAACGCTACTTTATTAAATGATGAAATTATGGAATATTTGGATAAAAATATGGGGAACATAATATTATCAATTGATGGTAGAGAAGAAGTAAATGATGCGGTAAGAATAAGGAAAGATGGATCTGGAAGTTATTCAAGAATATTACCAAAGATAAAAGAAATGGTAGATAGAAGAGATAAGTCAAAACAATATTATGTAAGGGGTACCTTTACTAGAAATAATACTGATTTCTTTAATGACGTTATGTCACTTGTAAATGAAGGTTTTAGAGAAATTTCCGTTGAGCCAGTAGTTTTACCTGATGATAATTTACTTTCATTAAGAAGAGAAGACTTATCTAAGATATTTGAACAATATGACCTTTTATATAAAGAGATGCTTAGAAGACACAATGAAGGAGATTCATTTAAATTCTATCACTTTAATATAGATTTAAATGGCGGACCATGCGTATACAAGAGAATCTCTGGATGTGGTGCAGGATTTGAATATGTAGCAATTACTCCTGATGGAGAAGTTTATCCTTGTCATCAATTTGTAGGAAATAAAGATTTCTTACTAGGAAATATAGAAGATGGGGATTTAGACACTAAACTAGCATCAGAATTTAAAAAAGCAAATATATATAGAAAACCTGTATGTAAAAATTGCTGGGCTAGATTCTATTGCAGCGGAGGTTGTCAAGCAAATAACTTTAATTTCAATGGAGATATACATGTTCCTTATGAAATTGGTTGTGAGATGCAAAAGAAGAGAATTGAATGTGCTATAGCATTAAAAGCAATGACTTCAAAAGTTTAA
- the scfA gene encoding six-cysteine ranthipeptide SCIFF has product MKHIKTINSSNLKNSLCKPGCKECANSCQSACKTSCTVANLACEN; this is encoded by the coding sequence GTGAAACATATTAAAACAATTAATAGTTCAAACTTAAAGAATAGCTTATGCAAACCAGGCTGTAAGGAATGTGCAAATTCATGCCAATCAGCATGTAAGACTTCTTGTACAGTTGCTAACTTAGCTTGTGAAAACTAA